A single window of Nicotiana sylvestris chromosome 5, ASM39365v2, whole genome shotgun sequence DNA harbors:
- the LOC104212379 gene encoding zinc finger protein ZAT5-like encodes METPQEEVVGVSKDLSHIVKGKRTKRLRPQSPIPFTIAVHSSTDDDGGDDIINNNNNNNISQPSATSTENFPNDDVPTEEEEETAKCLILLSQGGHPSSRQRFIESPPSKLFDLFNDDMGLYPSKFNSKRYVETTNIGNGAKAGTYVYECKTCNRTFPSFQALGGHRASHKKPKPLTIEPRKTFFYFSDQDEPSPTNYKHNNNINKLSPLSPLSTQFSNFNMESPNNKSSPRIHTCSYCGAEFNSGQALGGHMRRHRGGANTSLCLSPLNTKAFSFEDSPNNLKKPRNIGLSLDLNLPAPEDQNHQSRNFQYPPNYPIAIEQQQDQKQTQKQQQQQQQEQTALVLSTTRQLIDCHY; translated from the coding sequence ATGGAGACTCCTCAAGAAGAAGTGGTAGGGGTCTCTAAGGACCTCTCCCACATTGTTAAGGGCAAGCGCACTAAACGTCTTAGGCCTCAATCTCCCATCCCTTTCACCATCGCCGTGCATTCATCAACTGATGATGATGGCGGAGATGACATcatcaataacaataacaacaataatattaGTCAGCCGTCTGCCACTTCAACTGAAAACTTTCCTAATGACGATGTCCCCaccgaggaagaagaagaaacggCCAAGTGTCTGATCCTCTTGTCCCAAGGCGGTCATCCTTCTTCTCGTCAGAGATTTATAGAGTCGCCACCTAGCAAATTGTTCGATCTTTTCAATGATGACATGGGGTTGTACCCAAGCAAATTCAACAGCAAAAGATACGTCGAGACGACTAATATTGGAAATGGTGCCAAGGCAGGGACATATGTGTACGAATGCAAGACATGTAATCGTACATTCCCATCATTCCAAGCCTTAGGTGGACACAGAGCAAGTCATAAAAAACCAAAACCACTAACCATTGAACCAAGAAAAACATTCTTCTATTTTTCAGACCAAGATGAACCCTCACCAACAAATTACAAGCataacaacaacatcaacaaatTGTCACCATTATCTCCTCTTTCAACCCAATTCAGCAATTTTAATATGGAAAGTCCAAATAACAAATCTTCACCTAGAATCCACACATGTTCATATTGTGGTGCAGAATTTAACTCAGGACAAGCTTTAGGTGGTCACATGAGACGACATAGAGGGGGTGCTAATACATCTTTGTGTTTAAGTCCATTAAATACTAAAGCATTTTCCTTTGAAGACTCTCCAAATAATTTGAAGAAACCAAGAAATATTGGGTTGTCATTAGATCTTAATCTTCCAGCTCCAGAAGATCAAAATCATCAATCAAGAAATTTTCAGTATCCACCAAACTATCCTATTGCTATAGAGCAACAACAAGATCAGAAACAAACACAaaagcaacagcaacagcaacaacaggaaCAAACAGCTCTTGTTTTGTCCACCACCCGACAACTGATTGATTGTCATTATTGA